One genomic segment of Erysipelotrichaceae bacterium 66202529 includes these proteins:
- a CDS encoding histidine kinase — translation MEGLEYVVTVIDTVLDTKKKRHIIGGILLSASMFFGSLAVTVLTVKNDSYEEE, via the coding sequence ATGGAAGGACTAGAGTACGTGGTAACAGTAATTGACACAGTGTTGGATACGAAGAAAAAAAGACATATTATCGGCGGTATACTATTAAGTGCTTCAATGTTTTTTGGAAGTTTGGCAGTTACGGTGTTAACTGTAAAGAATGATTCGTACGAGGAGGAGTAA
- a CDS encoding DNA-directed RNA polymerase: MKIVGVAVKRVYRFNCPNCGSRLEGEANEFTDIGGKVNRFFCPVCNKERYINWSDLRKRTIYSSKSNLD, encoded by the coding sequence ATGAAAATTGTTGGTGTGGCAGTTAAGCGGGTTTATAGGTTCAATTGTCCAAATTGTGGAAGTCGTCTGGAGGGTGAAGCAAATGAGTTTACTGATATAGGTGGAAAGGTCAATAGATTCTTTTGTCCGGTGTGTAATAAAGAGCGATATATTAATTGGTCAGACTTACGTAAAAGGACGATATATAGCTCTAAATCTAACCTAGATTAG
- a CDS encoding nucleotide pyrophosphohydrolase, with product MTGNEYQKLAMRTCNFDINSERSIQKDSERFDAIHHGVFGLCSEAGEVASIYQKSYQGHPVEIEHLKKELGDCMWMIAEICSAYGIELDEVMETNIEKLKKRYPNGFEPNRSLNRDKGDI from the coding sequence ATGACAGGAAATGAATATCAGAAATTAGCTATGAGGACCTGTAACTTTGATATTAATAGTGAACGGTCAATTCAAAAAGATAGTGAGAGATTTGATGCTATTCATCATGGTGTATTTGGATTGTGTTCCGAAGCGGGAGAGGTTGCTAGTATTTATCAGAAATCATATCAGGGTCATCCCGTTGAGATAGAACATCTAAAAAAAGAACTTGGTGATTGTATGTGGATGATTGCTGAGATTTGTTCTGCTTATGGCATAGAACTTGATGAAGTTATGGAAACCAATATCGAAAAACTTAAGAAGCGTTATCCTAATGGCTTTGAGCCGAATAGATCACTAAATAGGGATAAAGGAGATATTTGA
- a CDS encoding tyrosine-type recombinase/integrase: MLIQCPECELQVSDKAIACPHCGYPMKPDAVPRKPRNRSNKRKRLPNGFGQISEIKNRNLRKPFRAMVTVGKTSAGRPICKPLKPQSFYETYNDAYAALVEYNKNPYDLSDNITMKELYERWSKTYFETLSDSAIRNITSAWKYCSSIYDMKVIDVRIRHIKGCLNDGVSTINGVEKKTNASRKAKIKSVMSLMFDYAIEYELIDKNYARAFKLSKEDVKENNKIDKKHISFTEEELNILWENVESMEYVDVILIQCYSGWRPQELGLIKLSDVNLEDGFIIGGMKTDAGKERVVPIHSKILPLIEKKYEEAKKLNSEYLINYLGKIKKTSGIKLTYDSYKNQFCKIISKLNLNPKHRPHDGRKTFTTLAKKYRLDEYAIKYIMGHSISDITEKIYTDRENIWLKEEIEKIK, from the coding sequence ATGCTTATACAATGTCCAGAATGTGAATTACAGGTAAGTGATAAAGCAATAGCCTGTCCACATTGTGGTTATCCAATGAAACCTGATGCGGTACCCAGGAAACCTAGAAACAGGAGCAATAAACGTAAGCGCCTTCCAAACGGTTTTGGTCAAATAAGTGAAATAAAAAACAGAAATCTTAGAAAACCATTTCGTGCTATGGTTACTGTCGGTAAAACTTCTGCTGGAAGACCGATATGTAAACCACTAAAACCTCAATCGTTTTATGAAACATATAACGATGCTTATGCAGCATTAGTAGAATATAACAAAAACCCTTATGATCTTAGTGATAATATTACAATGAAAGAACTATATGAAAGATGGTCAAAAACTTATTTTGAAACATTAAGTGATTCGGCTATTAGAAATATCACATCTGCATGGAAATATTGCTCCAGCATATATGATATGAAAGTTATTGACGTAAGGATAAGACATATAAAGGGGTGCCTTAATGACGGTGTATCTACTATAAACGGGGTGGAAAAGAAAACAAATGCATCTAGAAAAGCAAAAATTAAATCAGTAATGAGTTTAATGTTTGATTATGCTATTGAATATGAACTAATAGATAAAAACTATGCAAGAGCATTCAAATTATCAAAAGAGGATGTAAAAGAAAACAATAAGATTGATAAAAAACATATTTCATTCACAGAAGAAGAATTAAATATTTTGTGGGAAAACGTAGAATCCATGGAATATGTGGACGTCATACTCATCCAATGCTATTCCGGATGGAGACCTCAGGAATTAGGACTTATTAAACTAAGCGATGTGAATCTAGAAGATGGATTTATCATTGGCGGTATGAAAACAGATGCCGGTAAAGAAAGAGTGGTGCCGATTCATTCCAAGATTCTTCCATTAATTGAAAAGAAATACGAAGAGGCTAAAAAATTAAATAGTGAATATCTTATTAATTATCTTGGAAAAATAAAAAAAACGTCAGGTATAAAACTTACTTACGATAGTTATAAAAATCAATTTTGTAAAATAATAAGCAAATTAAACCTTAATCCAAAACATAGGCCTCACGATGGTCGTAAGACTTTTACTACACTTGCTAAAAAATACCGATTAGATGAGTACGCAATAAAATATATCATGGGTCATTCTATTAGTGATATTACAGAAAAAATTTACACTGATAGAGAAAATATTTGGTTAAAGGAGGAAATTGAAAAAATAAAATAG
- a CDS encoding N-6 DNA methylase: protein MIFWRRKKKPKSKTRVSKPPVSYQNKVSTAPIEKISKTKHKEIQEIKQKQEHIKKPAINKERNLSDDSKKEFIKVFNKLTTRHRAWDVWRDFIIMYACALSNAVDKSHYDEREKRYLKIIKKYNTQEQKLFPELAAQIVVALEKNPDQDFLGDIFMSLDLGSKTNGQYFTPYHISEFMSKIVINNDTVESAIKEKGYVTINDCCCGGGAMLIAGINELRKQMAANNMNYQNHVLVIAQDIDETVALMCYIQLTLLGVAGYVKVGDSISEPIIENDDMKNYWFTMMYFTDIWVTRRLTHSLGEFTKEVKS, encoded by the coding sequence ATGATATTTTGGAGAAGGAAAAAGAAACCAAAGTCTAAGACTAGAGTTTCAAAACCACCAGTTTCATATCAAAACAAGGTATCAACAGCGCCTATAGAAAAAATATCTAAAACAAAGCATAAAGAAATACAAGAAATAAAGCAAAAGCAGGAACATATCAAGAAGCCTGCAATAAACAAAGAACGGAATTTAAGCGATGATTCGAAAAAAGAGTTTATCAAGGTATTTAATAAGCTAACGACTAGACACAGGGCATGGGATGTGTGGCGAGATTTCATCATCATGTATGCTTGCGCCTTATCGAATGCTGTGGACAAAAGTCATTACGATGAGCGTGAAAAAAGATATTTGAAAATCATAAAGAAATACAATACACAGGAACAAAAATTATTCCCGGAATTAGCTGCACAAATTGTTGTCGCTTTAGAAAAAAATCCCGACCAGGACTTTCTAGGCGATATTTTTATGTCTCTTGACTTGGGAAGTAAAACTAATGGTCAGTATTTTACTCCGTATCACATTAGCGAATTTATGTCAAAAATAGTAATCAATAATGATACTGTCGAATCTGCAATAAAAGAAAAAGGGTATGTAACAATAAACGATTGTTGCTGTGGTGGTGGAGCTATGTTGATTGCTGGAATAAATGAGTTGCGGAAACAAATGGCTGCTAACAACATGAACTATCAAAACCATGTTTTGGTCATAGCTCAGGACATTGACGAAACTGTCGCATTGATGTGCTACATACAACTCACCCTTCTTGGTGTTGCCGGATATGTAAAAGTTGGCGATAGTATATCCGAGCCAATTATTGAAAACGACGATATGAAAAACTATTGGTTCACTATGATGTATTTTACGGATATTTGGGTTACGCGTAGGTTAACACATAGTTTAGGTGAATTTACGAAGGAGGTTAAATCATGA